A window of Littorina saxatilis isolate snail1 linkage group LG7, US_GU_Lsax_2.0, whole genome shotgun sequence contains these coding sequences:
- the LOC138971226 gene encoding DNA damage-regulated autophagy modulator protein 2-like, whose translation MLCNKLHVFPVIMALYLPFTFIITYAIAVYNDHVEPVFPYISDTGTIPPESCIFGQLLNLYAALTAWCMYLRYKQVRLYYRGVELAGIEPGSHRSRSVRKKQLANKACLVIGIIASLGASVVGNFQEDNVLSVHLLGAAMAFGGGGVYIWMQALLSYKMANLPRSHRCTRHVRVVLAIIHSICFFIMMIATKLSLDKFPYSLKRIKLWKSSDPGYTEHLFATFTEWIMAVVLSAYFLTYFGELKVVRTKMLIMHKNATLVANSNSVVPNRSPTLSTNAAMAYATAVYTDNSLDPVEAADDNKQVSVAIDG comes from the exons ATGCTGTGCAACAAGCTCCATGTGTTCCCCGTGATTATGGCCCTTTACCTTCCCTTTACCTTTATCATCAC GTATGCCATAGCAGTCTACAATGACCATGTGGAACCTGTGTTCCCATACATCAG tgACACTGGGACGATTCCGCCGGAAAGCTGCATATTTGGCCAGCTGCTCAACCTCTACGCGGCACTCA cTGCGTGGTGTATGTACCTGAGATACAAGCAAGTTCGACTGTACTACCGCGGCGTGGAGTTGGCAGGAATCGAACCTGGTTCCCACAGGTCTCGCAGTGTCCGGAAGAAACAACTGGCCAACAAAGCGTGTCTGGTCATCGGCATTATCGCATCGCTCGGGGCCAGTGTTGTGGGAAATTTCCAG GAGGACAACGTACTGTCGGTTCATCTCCTGGGTGCGGCGATGGCGTTTGGTGGGGGCGGCGTCTACATCTGGATGCAGGCTCTTCTGTCCTACAAGATGGCCAACCTCCCCCGGTCACACAGGTGTACCCGTCACGTCCGAGTGGTTCTGGCCATCATACACAGCATCTGCTTCTTCATCA TGATGATAGCAACAAAGCTGTCGCTGGATAAGTTTCCATATTCATTGAAGCGCATCAAATTATGGAAGTCATCAGACCCA GGTTACACAGAGCACCTGTTTGCGACTTTTACAGAATGGATAATGGCTGTAGTGTTATCTGCATATTTTCTGACTTATTTCGGAGAGCTGAAGGTCGTGCGGACTAAGATGCTGATCATGCACAAGAACGCCACCCTGGTTGCCAACAGCAACTCTGTGGTACCCAACAGGTCCCCGACCCTGTCAACCAATGCAGCGATGGCATACGCCACTGCGGTCTATACCGACAATTCGTTGGATCCCGTGGAAGCTGCAGATGACAACAAACAAGTCAGTGTGGCGATAGATGGGTAG